Proteins co-encoded in one Arthrobacter sp. ERGS1:01 genomic window:
- the secA2 gene encoding accessory Sec system translocase SecA2, whose translation MRTFPEETPTPPSRNGGRPRLAKKFRNWLMNAPGVAATDRLDAVVDRAVARALAPDLAAVEGLLDALRAAPRDAKAPWPETAIEDYLVCARAVVFRTLGLTLFDTQMLAAANMLRGTVVEMATGEGKTLVGALVAGAQALSGSRVHVLTVNDYLARRDAAWMGPYFEAIGVSAASVTATMGPAARRTAYLADVVYVSVSELGFDVLRDRTVTDPAETVLQPLDACIVDEIDSVLVDEATVPLVLAGRARTELQSVDVADFVKSLRADVEFTVEADKRNVSLTDAGIDRAEARWPGVELYSAAGTPLFSSINVALHAQVLLQRDVDYIVRDGQAQIISDSRGRVASLQRWPDGLQAAVETKEGLATTEHGEVLDQLLVRDLIRSFATVTGMSGTAVAVAEYLRTNYTLDAGPIPPHKPCIRKDLPELIYATSAQRDAAVVAAVLAAHATGQPVLIGTHDVATSERFAALLRDKKVDAAVLNARNDGVEAEIIAQAGRKGAVTVSTQMAGRGTDILLGGTDATAAGHREVAALGGLLVMVVGRFYSPRLDAQLKGRAGRQGDPGAGVIYSSVEDPAANGQESHGLELSGSVEGETDDAGLVTRAGVSKLLDRAQRLAEQERFTTQENSWKYNELIAYQRRVVLSERSDVLTRDAAALEPFEGEAHLAELRAELGEAGVVHVCRQVLLFALDSLWSDHLALLSEQRAAIHLRALGRQNPLDEYRKETILAFEGLLERANDSARDMLAALHPVNGSVDLEAAGLRRASSTWTYVVNEDPFGSQSDQIVKWLLKKMGR comes from the coding sequence ATGCGAACTTTCCCTGAAGAGACTCCCACCCCACCATCAAGGAACGGTGGCCGCCCGCGGCTGGCGAAGAAGTTCCGCAACTGGCTCATGAACGCCCCCGGTGTCGCCGCAACGGATCGCCTCGATGCCGTGGTGGACCGGGCTGTTGCGCGCGCACTGGCGCCGGACTTGGCCGCAGTGGAGGGGTTGCTGGATGCGCTGCGGGCCGCGCCCCGGGACGCCAAGGCCCCGTGGCCGGAGACAGCCATCGAGGATTACCTGGTCTGCGCCCGGGCCGTTGTGTTCCGGACGCTGGGCCTGACGCTCTTTGACACCCAGATGCTCGCGGCCGCCAACATGCTCCGCGGCACCGTGGTGGAGATGGCCACGGGCGAAGGCAAGACACTGGTGGGCGCCCTTGTGGCCGGGGCGCAGGCACTGTCCGGGAGCCGCGTCCACGTCCTGACGGTCAACGATTACCTGGCCCGGCGCGACGCCGCCTGGATGGGTCCGTATTTTGAGGCCATCGGGGTCAGTGCCGCCTCCGTGACGGCCACCATGGGTCCGGCGGCCCGCCGCACGGCGTACCTGGCCGACGTTGTCTACGTTTCGGTCAGCGAACTTGGCTTTGACGTGCTCCGCGACCGCACCGTGACCGACCCGGCCGAAACCGTGTTGCAACCGCTGGACGCCTGCATCGTCGATGAGATTGATTCGGTGCTGGTCGACGAGGCCACGGTGCCGCTGGTCCTGGCCGGCCGGGCCCGCACCGAGCTGCAGTCCGTGGACGTGGCTGACTTTGTCAAAAGTTTGCGGGCCGACGTCGAATTCACGGTGGAAGCCGACAAGCGCAATGTCTCACTCACGGATGCCGGGATCGACCGTGCCGAGGCCCGCTGGCCCGGCGTCGAACTGTATTCGGCGGCCGGCACACCCCTGTTCTCCTCCATCAACGTGGCCCTGCACGCCCAGGTGCTCCTGCAGCGCGACGTTGACTACATCGTCAGGGACGGCCAGGCCCAGATCATCTCCGATTCGCGCGGCCGGGTGGCCTCCCTGCAACGCTGGCCCGATGGCCTGCAGGCCGCCGTCGAAACCAAGGAAGGGCTGGCCACCACCGAACATGGCGAAGTCCTGGACCAGCTGCTGGTGCGCGACCTCATCAGATCGTTCGCGACCGTTACGGGCATGAGCGGCACCGCCGTGGCCGTCGCGGAGTACCTGCGCACCAACTACACACTCGACGCCGGCCCGATCCCGCCGCACAAACCCTGCATCCGCAAGGACCTGCCCGAGCTCATTTATGCCACATCCGCGCAGCGGGATGCGGCGGTCGTCGCGGCGGTGCTGGCAGCCCACGCCACGGGGCAGCCCGTGCTGATCGGCACCCATGACGTGGCCACCTCCGAACGCTTCGCCGCGCTGTTGCGGGACAAGAAGGTCGACGCCGCGGTCCTGAACGCCCGCAACGACGGCGTGGAAGCGGAGATCATCGCCCAGGCCGGCCGGAAGGGCGCCGTCACCGTGTCCACCCAGATGGCCGGCCGCGGCACCGACATCCTGCTCGGGGGCACGGATGCCACGGCGGCCGGCCACCGGGAAGTTGCCGCACTGGGTGGCCTGCTGGTGATGGTGGTGGGCCGTTTTTACTCTCCGCGCCTTGACGCCCAGCTCAAAGGCCGGGCCGGGCGGCAGGGGGACCCGGGCGCCGGTGTCATCTACTCCAGCGTCGAGGACCCGGCAGCCAACGGCCAGGAAAGCCACGGCCTCGAACTGAGCGGATCCGTGGAAGGGGAGACGGACGACGCCGGACTGGTGACCCGGGCGGGCGTGTCCAAGCTGCTGGACCGGGCCCAACGGCTGGCAGAGCAGGAGCGGTTCACCACCCAGGAAAACTCCTGGAAATACAACGAACTGATTGCCTACCAGCGCCGCGTGGTGCTGTCCGAACGATCCGACGTCCTGACCCGGGATGCGGCCGCACTGGAACCCTTCGAAGGCGAGGCGCACCTGGCGGAGCTGCGCGCAGAACTGGGGGAGGCCGGCGTCGTCCATGTCTGCCGGCAAGTCCTGCTCTTCGCCCTTGATTCCTTGTGGAGCGACCACCTGGCGCTGCTGTCGGAGCAGCGGGCGGCCATCCACCTGCGCGCCCTGGGCCGGCAAAACCCGCTCGATGAGTACCGCAAGGAAACCATCCTCGCGTTCGAGGGCCTTCTTGAGCGCGCCAATGACAGCGCCCGGGACATGCTCGCCGCCCTGCACCCCGTCAATGGGTCCGTTGACCTGGAGGCCGCGGGGCTGCGGCGGGCATCGTCCACCTGGACCTACGTGGTCAACGAGGACCCTTTCGGCAGCCAGTCGGACCAAATCGTGAAATGGCTGCTGAAAAAGATGGGCAGGTAG
- a CDS encoding GtrA family protein has translation MEIIDKLRNLIVLLWREVLKFGAVGGLGWVIDNGIYTILWHGPMSESTIKARVVSTVVATLFAWFANRYWTFRHRRSERVWREFSLFVVMNVLGLGIVLACQVVSRYVLGYTSFSADFISGGVIGLILGTIFRFLAYRYFVFTEELADVLDTSDDVALVGPGR, from the coding sequence ATGGAAATTATTGACAAGCTGCGGAACCTGATTGTTCTGTTGTGGCGCGAAGTCCTCAAGTTCGGCGCAGTGGGCGGCCTGGGCTGGGTGATCGACAACGGTATCTATACGATTCTCTGGCACGGCCCCATGTCCGAAAGCACCATCAAAGCCCGCGTGGTATCCACGGTTGTCGCCACGCTGTTCGCCTGGTTCGCCAACCGTTATTGGACGTTCCGGCACCGCCGTTCCGAGCGGGTCTGGCGGGAATTCTCACTCTTTGTGGTCATGAACGTGCTGGGACTGGGAATCGTCCTGGCCTGCCAGGTGGTCTCCCGCTATGTTCTGGGCTACACCTCCTTTAGCGCCGATTTCATCTCCGGCGGCGTGATCGGCTTGATCCTTGGCACCATCTTCCGATTCCTGGCCTACCGGTACTTTGTTTTCACCGAGGAGCTCGCCGACGTGCTGGACACCTCCGACGACGTCGCCCTCGTCGGCCCCGGCCGCTAG